The following coding sequences lie in one Rutidosis leptorrhynchoides isolate AG116_Rl617_1_P2 chromosome 6, CSIRO_AGI_Rlap_v1, whole genome shotgun sequence genomic window:
- the LOC139854932 gene encoding late embryogenesis abundant protein At1g64065-like, giving the protein MSQPNLNHFMPENNQEKPLTSSTKLRKQLKGFQKSTFICGVIIIAVILLVLGFTIFHVKNPKIKMNSVTIKGLDQLNSTSQMMTNLTVVADVSLKNTNVAAFKFDKSNSSLVYRDTLIGVGNVPPGVAKARRTIRMNVTFDVMVVGVARNKMFLNDVATGILEVNSSTKINGRVKIMNIIKRHVTLSLNCSIAVNVTSWGIVNQDCKRHASI; this is encoded by the coding sequence ATGTCCCAACCAAACCTTAATCATTTCATGCCAGAAAACAATCAAGAAAAACCTCTAACTTCATCAACCAAATTACGAAAACAACTCAAAGGATTCCAAAAATCCACCTTCATTTGTGGCGTCATCATTATCGCGGTCATATTATTGGTTCTAGGCTTTACAATTTTTCATGTCAAAAACCCTAAAATCAAGATGAACTCAGTCACCATCAAAGGACTCGACCAACTCAACTCAACGAGTCAAATGATGACTAATCTAACTGTCGTGGCAGACGTTTCTCTTAAAAACACAAACGTGGCCGCATTTAAATTTGATAAGTCGAATTCTAGTCTTGTATACCGTGATACGTTAATTGGAGTAGGGAACGTTCCACCCGGAGTTGCTAAAGCTCGAAGGACGATAAGAATGAATGTGACGTTCGATGTGATGGTTGTCGGGGTCGCTAGGAACAAAATGTTTTTGAATGATGTAGCAACGGGGATATTGGAGGTTAATAGTTCTACGAAGATTAATGGTAGGGTTAAAATAATGAATATTATTAAAAGACATGTAACGTTGTCATTGAACTGTTCCATTGCTGTTAATGTAACTAGTTGGGGAATTGTTAATCAAGATTGCAAGAGGCATGCTTCCATCTAG